One stretch of Mycolicibacterium fallax DNA includes these proteins:
- a CDS encoding FAD-binding protein codes for MNGEFDHTVDVLVVGSGGGGMTAALTAAAAGLDTLIIEKSAHFGGSTALSGGGIWAPGAPAQRRAGYTPDPDEVFGYLQQITAGLVSDARLRAYVDAAPQMMDFLEKSSPWLEFVWKPGYADYYPELPGGSELGSTINVPAIDLRELGDDEAALLAPLALAPRGIWFAPKDLRLFYQVRQNWRGKAVLVKLLYRMFRARVFGDRMAAIGQSLAARMRLALREHNIPLWCDTPMTELITDGDGAVIGVAVERDGATERIGARRGVILASGGFDHDMALRRQHLPALDRVSQIAGEGRDWSFGNPAATGDGIRAAEKVGAATELMDEAWWFPAMCWPDGRLQFMLNERMMPSQFIVNGAGQRFINEAAPYMDFAHAMIEGQAGGVTHIPCWLITDQRSFHRYVVGGHLPIPKIPFAPVPTGAKVPQAWLDSGIVKTAGSIEALASQIGVPPAALARTADRFNELARNGHDDDFNRGDSAYDNYYGDPTLPNPNLYPLTKAPYYAFQIILGDLGTSGGLCTDEKARVLRADGSAIDGLYAVGNVSAAVMGRSYAGAGATIGPAMTFGYLAARDIAARDKPTSHQQLPAGAQPSAESDQTS; via the coding sequence ATGAACGGCGAATTCGACCACACCGTGGACGTCCTGGTCGTCGGCAGCGGCGGCGGCGGGATGACCGCGGCGCTGACCGCCGCCGCGGCCGGCCTGGACACCCTGATCATCGAAAAGTCCGCGCACTTCGGCGGCTCCACCGCGCTGTCCGGCGGCGGCATCTGGGCGCCCGGCGCGCCGGCGCAGCGCCGCGCCGGCTACACCCCGGACCCCGACGAGGTGTTCGGCTACCTGCAGCAGATCACCGCCGGCCTGGTCAGCGACGCCCGGCTGCGCGCCTACGTCGACGCGGCCCCGCAGATGATGGATTTCCTGGAAAAGTCCAGCCCCTGGCTGGAATTCGTCTGGAAGCCCGGCTACGCCGACTACTACCCGGAACTCCCGGGCGGCTCGGAACTGGGTTCCACCATCAACGTGCCGGCCATCGACCTGCGTGAACTCGGCGACGACGAGGCCGCGCTGCTGGCTCCGCTGGCGCTGGCGCCGCGCGGAATCTGGTTCGCACCCAAGGACCTTCGGCTGTTCTACCAGGTCCGGCAGAACTGGCGCGGCAAGGCCGTGCTGGTCAAACTGCTCTACCGGATGTTCCGCGCCCGGGTGTTCGGCGACCGGATGGCCGCCATCGGGCAGTCGTTGGCCGCCCGGATGCGGCTGGCCCTGCGCGAACACAACATCCCGCTGTGGTGCGACACCCCGATGACCGAGCTGATCACCGACGGTGACGGCGCGGTGATCGGCGTCGCCGTGGAACGCGACGGTGCCACCGAACGCATCGGTGCCCGCCGCGGGGTCATCCTGGCCAGCGGCGGCTTCGACCACGACATGGCCCTGCGCCGGCAGCACCTGCCGGCGCTGGACCGGGTGTCCCAGATCGCCGGTGAGGGCAGGGACTGGAGCTTCGGCAACCCGGCGGCCACCGGCGACGGCATCCGAGCGGCCGAAAAGGTCGGCGCGGCAACCGAGCTGATGGATGAGGCGTGGTGGTTCCCGGCGATGTGCTGGCCCGACGGCCGCCTGCAGTTCATGCTCAACGAGCGGATGATGCCGTCCCAGTTCATCGTCAACGGCGCCGGGCAGCGGTTCATCAACGAGGCCGCCCCGTACATGGACTTCGCGCACGCCATGATCGAGGGCCAGGCCGGCGGCGTCACCCACATCCCGTGCTGGTTGATCACCGACCAGCGGTCCTTTCACCGCTACGTCGTCGGGGGACACCTGCCGATCCCGAAGATCCCGTTCGCCCCGGTGCCGACCGGCGCGAAGGTGCCGCAGGCCTGGCTGGACTCCGGCATCGTCAAGACCGCCGGCAGCATCGAGGCGCTGGCAAGCCAGATCGGGGTGCCGCCGGCCGCGCTGGCGCGCACGGCCGACCGGTTCAACGAGCTGGCCCGCAACGGCCACGACGACGACTTCAATCGAGGGGACAGCGCCTACGACAACTACTACGGCGACCCGACCCTGCCCAACCCCAACCTGTACCCACTGACCAAGGCGCCCTACTACGCATTCCAGATCATCCTGGGCGACCTGGGCACCTCCGGCGGACTGTGCACCGACGAGAAGGCCCGGGTGCTGCGCGCCGATGGCAGCGCCATCGACGGCCTGTACGCGGTCGGCAACGTCTCGGCCGCGGTGATGGGGCGCAGCTACGCCGGTGCCGGGGCCACCATCGGCCCGGCCATGACATTCGGCTACCTCGCCGCCCGGGACATCGCCGCCCGGGACAAACCGACCAGCCACCAACAACTTCCGGCCGGCGCCCAACCGTCGGCGGAATCCGACCAGACATCCTGA